ATTCGATGAAGTTTGGCGAAGATTTTCATAAAGTAAAAACCAAAAGCCGGACTTCGATTATTTTCGACAAGAATGAACCTATTATCACGAACTATGCCACTACACGATTCCTTCCCGGAATTTCGATTGGCGTAAAAGCGGGTTATAATTTTTATTCAGATCTGGATAAGTCAACAAGTTATTTTGTGGGTGCGACAATTTCGCCTTTTAAATCGTATCGTTTTTACTGGCAGGTCGAATGGGTAAATGCTTTAAACCAGTACAATAGTGCTGCCAATGTTACAGAACAATTCAATACAAATGCCAACGGAACAAGACAGTTTCAGCGTATTACGACCACAACCGAAAATAAAAACATCAATTGGGAAGTTCCCATTTTGATTCGGTACAACCTAAATAATTATATCGGAATCGGCGCAGGAATTCAGGCAAATGTCAATGTTTCATCAGAACAGAATCAAAATATACAAACCGATACGTATGAGGGAGACAAAGAAAACTTTCTGATAAGCTCTGTTACCAGTTCAAGCAGTGTAAAAAACACCTTTACGGACATTAAAACCGGGCTTTTGTTTGATTTAACGGCAGGTTTCGCGAGAATCGGTCCGAGTTTAGGAGCGCGCTATGTAATTAATTTTGAGCAGAATTTTAACTATTTTCAGATTTATGGGATTTGGAAGTTTTAGGATTATTTGACAGAGATGCACAAAACTTTTTATTCTTTACGAATCCGTGTATAAACTTTGTGTATCTGTGAAATCAAAAACAACATAATATGAACTTACATCACTTATATGGTTTAATTTTTCTTTTTATAAATCTGAATATTTTTGGACAGAATCAGGAAGATAAAATTTATCATGCAATTGATGTTTTTACGGCTCATCCTTCTGCGAAAGCGATACAGGATTTATCAAATGCCGAAGCTGTTTTCTGGAAAAACCCCAATCCAAAAACCAAAGACGAATTACTCGCCATTGTGGTTTTAAACTGCAACAAAGCGTATTATGAAAATCAATTTGGACAGATTCAGAATGCGGTTTGGAGTTACGAAAAAGCCTGGCAGGTTTATCAAAAAAACAAACTCGGCGATTATGATATAGTCGAATACTGCCTTAAACCTCTTGGCAATTTATATACGGTTTTGGGCGATTATGACAATGCAGAAAATACGATTAAACAGTATTTCTTTATTGTTAATACTTCCAAAAATTATCCCGATGCTTCAAGGCAGAAGTTTGCTGCAATCCTGAATTTATCGAATGTCTATCAGAATTCAGGCAAAATCGCACAGGCAATTGAGTTGTTAGAGAATATCTTAAAAACAGAAAAATTATCGAACGTTCAAAAAGGCATTTTACTGAACAATCTGGGCAATAACTACTGGCTGGGATCTAAACAGTTTGTAATAGTTAAAAATGCTCCGGACGGTGCAGAAAAAGCATTTAATGCTTCTATACAATACCTTGAAAAGGAGAAAAATCAGTTTGAAACTTTATCCAATTCATACCGAAATCTGGCTTCGATGAACAGGCAGTGGCAGCGCTTTGATATTGCTGAATTGTATATGGAAAAGGCAGAAAAACTGTTTCTAGAAATTCCTAATCAGCAGCCGCGAAAACTGGCTAAATTATATTACGAAAAAGCGTTACTTCTTTTTGATGAAGGGAAGTATGACGAAAGTTCAAAGCAGATTGCTGTTATTTTTAAAACATTGATTCCGAATTACAATTCAAAAAACAACCTTCCAAATCAGGATCAATTGTATGCCGAAACTGTTCTGGCGGATGCGCTGGATTTACAGGCAGACATTTTAATGTTAAACGATCCTAAAAAAGCGCTCAAAGCTTTTGATCTTTCTTTTTATATCGAAGAGATGCTGATGAATGCTTTGATAGCTGAAAATTCTAAAATCCTGATGCAGTTACGATCTCGCAATCGTACAGAAAAATGCCTTTCGATTTACGATCTATTATTTAAAAAAGAAGGTAAAAGCCACTATATCGAAGATGCTTTTCAGCTATCTGAAAGGACAAAGTCCGGTATTTTAAAAAGTTACAGATCGAATATTAAAAATGCTTCGGCAGAAGAAAAAAAACTTTTGCAGCAGCTTCAGAATTTAAATACGAATATTTTAAAAGAACAGCAGAAAGGGGATTTGGCTGCTATTTCAAAAATCAATCAGTTTATAAAAAAACAGCACGAACTGATGATTTCGCTGAAAAAAATCCAATCGCAAAATCCGGATTTTATTCCTGAAAAATGCGATATAAAAGCTTTGTTATTCAAATTAGAAAATGACAAGGCGATGATGGTGTATTATTTTATGGGTTCAGAAAGGTTGTATTATTTTGTATTACAGAATAATCGAATTGCTTTAAGCCAAATTTATATTGCTCATCGCGGCATTCCCAGAATTGCTCAGTTTATAAATTATTTTAATAGTCCTGATGAAATTACAAATGATATTTCGGGTTATAATCATTACGGAAAAGGAGTTTATGATTTATTAAAACTACCCCGAATTTATGATTATCCTAACTTAATTATTGTTCCTGACGGCATTTTGAATTTTCTGCCATTTGAAGCTTTAATTACACAAGAATCGAGCACTACAAATTTTGCTAAAATGCATTATTTACTTCATGATTTTAAGATTGCTTATAATACCTCAGCCAATATTTACCTGAATTCCAAACCGCTGTCTAAATCTGAAAAAA
This portion of the Flavobacterium gelatinilyticum genome encodes:
- a CDS encoding CHAT domain-containing protein yields the protein MNLHHLYGLIFLFINLNIFGQNQEDKIYHAIDVFTAHPSAKAIQDLSNAEAVFWKNPNPKTKDELLAIVVLNCNKAYYENQFGQIQNAVWSYEKAWQVYQKNKLGDYDIVEYCLKPLGNLYTVLGDYDNAENTIKQYFFIVNTSKNYPDASRQKFAAILNLSNVYQNSGKIAQAIELLENILKTEKLSNVQKGILLNNLGNNYWLGSKQFVIVKNAPDGAEKAFNASIQYLEKEKNQFETLSNSYRNLASMNRQWQRFDIAELYMEKAEKLFLEIPNQQPRKLAKLYYEKALLLFDEGKYDESSKQIAVIFKTLIPNYNSKNNLPNQDQLYAETVLADALDLQADILMLNDPKKALKAFDLSFYIEEMLMNALIAENSKILMQLRSRNRTEKCLSIYDLLFKKEGKSHYIEDAFQLSERTKSGILKSYRSNIKNASAEEKKLLQQLQNLNTNILKEQQKGDLAAISKINQFIKKQHELMISLKKIQSQNPDFIPEKCDIKALLFKLENDKAMMVYYFMGSERLYYFVLQNNRIALSQIYIAHRGIPRIAQFINYFNSPDEITNDISGYNHYGKGVYDLLKLPRIYDYPNLIIVPDGILNFLPFEALITQESSTTNFAKMHYLLHDFKIAYNTSANIYLNSKPLSKSEKTVLGVFPVFEKTAFELSYSKKELESIRNNFKGKYLENTDASFGNFKNSASQYSILHLSTHASSGDIETPASIKFYDQEVLYSELYNLHINPDLVVLSACETGIGKLYKAEGAMSIARGFQFAGAENLLFSLWKVNDFTTSVFMSDFYKNIKNDVSYFEANSNAKLDYLNNKSIPNAKKSPYYWSSFVYYGSISEENKSTDYIYYGISLLIVIALFLVFNQYNKWKIFTRFSKKRNIKK